The Neurospora crassa OR74A linkage group IV, whole genome shotgun sequence genome has a segment encoding these proteins:
- a CDS encoding C-type cyclin: protein MAPSIPTEPASKRNGVNDHEAVPIGPSPGLSSNPPRYISEQTLQQMLKSIGYDEAREDAYRLKGVQLIDSVRQSISLPVKTFDTAATYYHRFRIRFPSAEYNYEDVALASLFVACKVEDTIKKSKDVLCAAHNIRQPHDQRTPDDKMFDGPSKFTVGLERHILETIGFDFQAQYPQKLLIKLLRKMFPKGEKGDSPEVKKFISDAYDMSIDLYKTFAPLKQPSFPLVMAILELTVLLTGMGGDHIPQFYADRYPARKGCVLEVMLDLMDLYTQFPKSTKVGSRYDLNKLMDVKIDINKMLLGNRYHRHFAWCDKCAQDSSDALSVTPGSVISPATNSSLPGNITVKRNGKSSEGTLRFVFDHEDARFERETVAEYFDDVYEEIEEEVEERIPDEPRHSSRSAHHSHSSHRNHTDHGWSPYSRSRHGGHNSDRHKGRKSHGYY from the exons ATGGCACCGAGCATACCAACTGAGCCGGCCTCGAAACGCAACGGCGTCAATGACCATGAAGCGGTCCCGATAGGGCCTTCCCCAGGGCTTTCGTCCAACCCGCCACGCTACATCTCGGAACAGACGCTGCAGCAGATGCTGAAAAGCATTGGCTATGATGAAGCAAGGGAGGATGCATACAGACTCAAAGGCGTCCAGCTCATTGATAGCGTTCGACAAAGCATAAGCCT GCCGGTCAAGACATTCGATACAGCAGCGACCTACTACCACAGGTTCAGAATACGGTTTCCGAGCGCCGAGTACAACTACGAAGATGTAGCTCTTGCGTCGTTGTTTGTTGCATGCAAGGTGGAGGATACGATCAAGAAGTCCAAGGATGTCCTATGTGCTGCGCACAATATCAGGCAGCCCCACGATCAAAGGACTCCGGATGACAAG ATGTTCGATGGTCCATCCAAATTCACAGTGGGCCTCGAGCGTCATATTCTGGAGACCATTGGCTTCGACTTCCAGGCTCAGTATCCCCAGAAGTTGCTGATCAAATTACTTCGGAAGATGTTCCCAAAGGGCGAAAAAGGGGACAGTCCCGAGGTCAAGAAGTTCATCAGCGATGCATACGACATGTCCATCGATCTTTACAAGACGTTTGCGCCCTTGAAGCAACCAAGCTTTCCGCTTGTGATGGCAATTCTTGAACTAACAGTCCTCCTTACGGGAATGGGTGGAGATCATATCCCACAGTTCTATGCCGACCGGTATCCGGCTAGGAAAGGCTGTGTTCTCGAGGTCATGTTGGATCTAATGGATCTCTACACACAATTTCCAAAGTCCACCAAAGTCGGCAGCAGATACGATCTTAACAAGTTGATGGACGTTAAAATTGACATCAACAAGATGCTATTGGGGAATCGGTACCACCGCCACTTTGCATGGTGCGACAAGTGTGCCCAAGACAGCTCGGATGCTCTTTCCGTCACGCCGGGTTCTGTGATCTCGCCTGCGACTAACAGCTCGCTACCTGGAAATATCACTGTCAAGAGGAATGGCAAGTCGTCTGAAGGAACCTTGCGATTTGTCTTCGACCATGAAGACGCCCGCTTCGAGCGGGAAACAGTGGCGGAATATTTCGATGATGTCTACGAGGAAATCGAAGAGGAGGTCGAGGAAAGAATCCCAGATGAACCACGGCACTCGAGCCGGAGTGCTCATCACTCGCATTCGTCACATCGAAATCACACTGAC
- a CDS encoding acetyl xylan esterase: MVRISLLTYLALGLGSTTVLADCGQAPSSSPAVQIPTGVLTPVTDFGVNPTGLDLHIYVPKNLAPKPAVILALHLCGGTGPIYSYLSNYNPHADQRKNFVVLYPSTPHDNHCWDVASKKSLTRDAGGDTTSLASMVRWAISEFDADPAKVFVTGSSSGCMMSNVMAAAYPDIFSAVSCYSGIPAGCLAGSPGASPQNSDPTCGQGKKIKSGEEWAAVLKSIYGKPEGYTEGSYPKVQTWHGEADFFVNYPNLQEQLKQWSTVLDVPFSKTQANAPDTGYTKIVYGDGSKLVGYSAKGVGHTVPVHPEEDLKWFGL, from the exons ATGGTCCGAATTTCCCTCTTGACGTACCTGGCCCTGGGCCTAGGAAGCACCACTGTACTCGCAGACTGTGGTCAAGCCCCGAGCAGTTCGCCGGCAGTTCAGATTCCCACGGGCGTTTTGACGCCAGTTACCGACTTTGGCGTAAACCCAACCGGCTTGGATCTCCATATCTACGTCCCCAAGAACCTCGCCCCCAAGCCCGCTGTCATCCTAGCC CTCCACTTGTGCGGCGGCACCGGCCCTATTTACTCCTACTTGTCTAACTACAACCCCCACGCCGACCAGCGCAAAAACTTCGTGGTCCTCTACCCCTCCACCCCGCACGACAACCACTGCTGGGACGTGGCCTCCAAGAAATCCCTAACCCGCGACGCCGGCGGCGACACCACCTCGCTCGCCAGCATGGTGCGCTGGGCCATCTCCGAGTTTGACGCCGACCCTGCCAAGGTCTTCGTCAccggctcctcctccggctgCATGATGTCCAACGTCATGGCCGCCGCCTACCCCGACATCTTCTCAGCCGTGTCATGCTACTCGGGAATCCCTGCCGGCTGTCTGGCCGGTTCCCCGGGAGCCAGTCCGCAGAACTCGGACCCGACTTGTGGTCAGGGCAAGAAGATCAAGTCCGGAGAGGAGTGGGCTGCCGTCCTCAAGAGCATCTACGGCAAACCCGAGGGATATACCGAAGGCTCGTATCCCAAGGTGCAGACGTGGCATGGTGAGGCGGATTTCTTTGTCAACTACCCGAACTTGCAAGAGCAGTTGAAGCAGTGGTCGACGGTCTTGGATGTTCCGTTTAGCAAGACTCAGGCCAATGCGCCGGACACTGGGTACACCAAGATTGTGTATGGAGATGGAAGCAAGTTGGTTGGTTACTCGGCCAAGGGAGTGGGACACACGGTCCCGGTGCACCCTGAGGAGGATTTGAAGTGGTTTGGCTTGTAA